A genomic region of Chitinimonas arctica contains the following coding sequences:
- the cheZ gene encoding protein phosphatase CheZ: MSEKAINSGDSDDLQALFDSIVNAGKESPAPSPAPAAEPAPMAEAAPVAVPEKAVEKAAEPSPAPIMATDMDALHEPARSMFASIGQLTRKVHDALREMGYDKSLEKAASAIPDARDRLAYVATLTEQAANRTLNAVDVAQPLQDRIESESDALAAEWDKLYANQLSVEEFKQLAQRTREHLKLSAGNARATNSQLLEIMMAQDFQDLTGQVIKKIVEMAKEMESSLFEFLVQFSPAGTIKPSLAEVDESLLNGPVYNSEGRTDVVTNQEQVDDLLASLGF, translated from the coding sequence GTGAGCGAAAAAGCCATTAACAGCGGCGACTCCGACGATCTGCAGGCATTGTTCGACAGCATCGTGAACGCCGGCAAGGAGAGCCCGGCACCCTCCCCTGCACCCGCCGCCGAACCCGCCCCCATGGCGGAGGCCGCGCCGGTAGCCGTACCGGAAAAAGCAGTCGAGAAGGCAGCCGAGCCCAGTCCCGCACCCATCATGGCAACCGACATGGATGCGCTGCACGAGCCGGCCAGATCGATGTTCGCCAGCATCGGCCAATTGACCCGCAAGGTGCACGACGCGCTGCGCGAGATGGGCTACGACAAGTCGCTGGAAAAAGCCGCTTCGGCAATCCCCGATGCACGCGACAGGCTGGCCTATGTCGCCACCCTGACGGAACAGGCCGCCAACCGCACACTGAACGCCGTGGATGTAGCCCAGCCGCTGCAGGACAGGATAGAAAGCGAATCGGATGCCCTCGCGGCCGAATGGGACAAGCTCTACGCCAACCAGTTGTCGGTGGAAGAGTTCAAACAGCTGGCGCAGCGTACCCGCGAGCATCTGAAGCTGTCCGCCGGCAACGCCCGCGCGACCAATTCGCAGCTGCTCGAAATCATGATGGCGCAAGACTTCCAGGATCTGACCGGCCAGGTGATCAAAAAGATCGTGGAAATGGCCAAGGAAATGGAAAGCAGCCTGTTCGAATTCCTGGTGCAGTTCTCGCCGGCGGGCACGATCAAGCCCTCATTGGCGGAAGTAGACGAAAGCCTGCTCAATGGGCCGGTCTATAATTCGGAAGGGCGCACCGATGTGGTAACCAATCAGGAACAGGTCGACGACCTGCTCGCCAGCCTCGGTTTCTGA
- the cheY gene encoding chemotaxis response regulator CheY — protein sequence MTDKNIRFLVVDDFSTMRRIVRNLLKELGYSNVEEAEDGQVALHKLKSTTFDFVVSDWNMPNMTGIELLKAVRGEPTLKHLPFLMITAEAKKENIIEAAQAGASGYIVKPFTAATLDEKLGKIFQALNK from the coding sequence ATGACGGACAAGAACATTCGATTCCTGGTGGTTGACGACTTTTCGACGATGCGTCGCATCGTTCGCAACCTGCTCAAAGAGCTGGGCTACAGCAACGTAGAGGAGGCTGAAGATGGCCAAGTCGCGCTTCACAAGCTGAAATCTACCACCTTCGATTTCGTCGTCTCCGACTGGAACATGCCCAATATGACCGGCATCGAGCTATTGAAGGCGGTTCGGGGCGAGCCCACCCTCAAGCACCTGCCTTTCCTGATGATCACGGCCGAGGCGAAGAAGGAAAACATCATCGAAGCCGCCCAGGCCGGGGCGAGCGGCTATATCGTCAAGCCTTTCACCGCCGCCACGCTGGATGAGAAGCTGGGCAAGATTTTCCAGGCTCTCAACAAATAA
- a CDS encoding chemotaxis protein, which produces MSNTNSTLLDSVDARTKLAGSNKMEILLFSLGTRETFGINVFKVREVSQTPKITKTPNMPTGVEGVISLRGNIIPVISLAKFVCPNELDAQNEETMIVTEFSKHTQGFLVRSVDRIIRVDWNKVRAPETMLAGHQALITAITELDDGKLVSILDVEAILSSVIGESFVPDIPSVGVDQEKFMFFVDDSLVARKEIVSVLDKISVKYQQANNGAEAWDKLQNIANRYQHDSQHLSHYLKLILVDAEMPEMDGYVLTKHIKSDARFQGIPVVMHSSLSSNANRAMGSSVGVDAYVAKFDPFVLAETISPFLQS; this is translated from the coding sequence ATGTCCAACACCAATTCCACCCTGCTCGACAGCGTAGATGCCCGCACCAAGTTGGCGGGTTCGAACAAGATGGAAATCCTGTTGTTCTCGCTTGGGACCCGCGAGACGTTCGGCATCAATGTCTTCAAGGTGCGCGAGGTATCGCAAACCCCCAAGATCACCAAGACACCCAATATGCCGACCGGGGTGGAAGGCGTGATCTCGCTGCGCGGCAATATCATTCCGGTCATCTCGCTGGCCAAGTTCGTCTGCCCGAACGAACTCGATGCGCAAAACGAAGAGACCATGATCGTCACCGAGTTCTCCAAGCACACCCAGGGATTCCTGGTCCGCTCGGTGGACCGGATCATCCGGGTCGACTGGAACAAGGTCAGGGCGCCGGAAACCATGCTGGCCGGCCACCAGGCCCTGATCACCGCCATCACCGAGCTGGACGACGGCAAGCTGGTCTCCATCCTCGACGTGGAAGCCATCCTCTCCAGCGTGATCGGCGAATCCTTCGTGCCGGACATCCCCTCGGTCGGGGTGGACCAGGAAAAATTCATGTTCTTCGTCGATGATTCGCTGGTGGCCCGCAAGGAGATCGTCAGCGTGCTCGACAAGATCAGCGTCAAATACCAACAAGCAAACAATGGGGCGGAAGCTTGGGACAAACTGCAGAACATCGCCAACCGCTATCAGCACGACAGCCAGCACCTCAGCCACTATCTGAAACTCATCCTGGTCGATGCCGAAATGCCGGAAATGGACGGCTATGTGCTGACCAAGCACATCAAATCCGACGCACGCTTCCAGGGCATACCGGTAGTCATGCATTCTTCCCTCTCATCCAATGCCAACCGCGCCATGGGCAGCAGCGTAGGAGTTGACGCCTACGTCGCGAAATTCGATCCTTTCGTGCTGGCAGAAACCATTTCACCGTTCCTGCAGAGTTGA